From the Dama dama isolate Ldn47 chromosome 24, ASM3311817v1, whole genome shotgun sequence genome, one window contains:
- the COPG1 gene encoding coatomer subunit gamma-1 translates to MLKKFDKKDEESGGSSNPFQHLEKSAVLQEARVFNETPINPRKCAHILTKILYLINQGEHLGTTEATEAFFAMTKLFQSNDPTLRRMCYLTIKEMSCIAEDVIIVTSSLTKDMTGKEDSYRGPAVRALCQITDSTMLQAIERYMKQAIVDKVPSVSSSALVSSLHLLKCSFDVVKRWVNEAQEAASSDNIMVQYHALGLLYHVRKNDRLAVSKMISKFTRHGLKSPFAYCMMIRVASRQLEDEDGSRDSPLFDFIESCLRNKHEMVVYEAASAIVNLPGCSAKELAPAVSVLQLFCSSPKAALRYAAVRTLNKVAMKHPSAVTACNLDLENLVTDSNRSIATLAITTLLKTGSEGSIDRLMKQISSFMSEISDEFKVVVVQAISALCQKYPRKHAVLMNFLFSMLREEGGFEYKRAIVDCIISIIEENAESKETGLSHLCEFIEDCEFTVLATRILHLLGQEGPRTSNPSKYIRFIYNRVVLEHAEVRAGAVSALAKFGAQNEEMLPSILVLLKRCVMDDDNEVRDRATFYLNVLEQKQKALNAGYILNGLTVSIPGLERALQQYTLEPSEKPFDLKSVPLATAPMAEQRTENTPVTAAKQPEKVAATRQEIFQEQLAAVPEFQGLGPLFKSSPEPVALTESETEYVIRCTKHTFTEHMVFQFDCTNTLNDQTLENVTVQMEPTEAYEVLGYVPARSLPYNQPGTCYTLVALPKEDPTAVACTFSCMMKFTVKDCDPTTGEADEEGYEDEYVLEDLEVTIADHIQKVMKVNFEAAWDEVGDEFEKEETFTLSTIKTLEEAVGNIVRFLGMHPCERSDKVPDNKNTHTLLLAGVFRGGHDILVRSRLLLLDTVTMQVTARSSEELPVDIVLASVG, encoded by the exons ATGCTGAAGAAATTCGACAAGAAGGACGAGGAATCGG GTGGAAGCTCCAACCCGTTCCAGCACCTCGAGAAGAGTGCGGTGCTGCAGGAG GCCCGTGTGTTTAACGAAACGCCCATCAACCCTCGGAAATGTGCCCACATCCTCACCAAGATCCTTTACCTCATAAACCAG GGGGAGCACCTGGGGACCACGGAAGCGACCGAGGCCTTCTTTGCCATGACCAAACTCTTTCAGTCCAATGAC CCCACCCTCCGTCGGATGTGCTACTTGACCATCAAGGAGATGTCCTGCATCGCAGAGGACGTCATCATCGTGACCAGCAG cctgaccaaGGACATGACCGGCAAGGAGGACAGCTACCGGGGCCCGGCCGTGCGCGCCCTCTGCCAGATCACCGAT AGCACCATGCTACAGGCCATCGAGCGCTACATGAAGCAGGCCATCGTGGACAAGGTGCCCAGCGTCTCCAGCTCCGCCCTCGTGTCTTCGCTG CACCTGCTCAAGTGCAGCTTCGACGTGGTCAAGCGCTGGGTGAATGAGGCCCAGGAGGCAGCGTCCAGTGACAACATCATGGTCCAG TACCACGCGCTGGGGCTTCTGTACCACGTGCGGAAGAACGACCGCCTGGCCGTCAGCAAGATGATCAGCAAGTTCACGCGGCACGGCCTCAAGTCCCCCTTCGCCTACTGCATGATGATCCGCGTGGCCAGCCGGCAGCTGGAGGACGAGGACGGCAG CCGCGACAGCCCGCTGTTCGACTTCATCGAGAGCTGCCTGCGCAACAAGCACGAGATGGTGGTGTACGAGGCCGCCTCAGCCATCGTCAACCTGCCCGGGTGCAGCGCCAAGGAGCTGGCCCCCGCCGTCTCAG TGCTCCAGCTTTTCTGCAGCTCCCCCAAGGCCGCCCTCCGTTATGCTGCGGTCCGCACCCTCAACAAG GTGGCCATGAAGCACCCATCCGCGGTGACAGCCTGTAACCTGGACCTGGAGAACCTGGTGACGGACTCTAACCGCAGCATCGCCACGCTGGCCATCACCACCCTGCTCAAGACGGGCAGTGAGGGCAGCATCGACCGCCTCATGAAGCAGATCTCCTCCTTCATGTCCGAGATCTCGGACGAGTTCAAG GTGGTGGTTGTGCAGGCCATCAGCGCGCTGTGTCAGAAGTACCCCCGCAAGCACGCCGTGCTCATGAACTTCCTGTTCTCCATGCTGCGGGAAGAG GGCGGCTTCGAGTACAAGCGGGCCATCGTGGACTGCATCATCAGCATCATCGAGGAGAACGCGGAGAGCAAGGAGACGGGGCTGTCCCACCTGTGCGAGTTCATCGAGGACTGCGAGTTCACCGTGCTGGCCACCCGCATCCTGCACCTGCTGGGCCAGGAGGGGCCCAGGACCAGCAACCCCTCCAAGTACATCCGCTTCATCTACAACCGCGTGGTGCTGGAGCACGCAGAGGTCCGCGCAG GCGCCGTGAGTGCTCTGGCCAAGTTCGGGGCGCAGAACGAAGAGATGCTGCCCAGTATCCTGGTGCTGCTGAAGAG GTGTGTGATGGACGACGACAACGAGGTCAGAGACCGGGCCACCTTCTATCTCAACGTCCTGGAGCAGAAGCAGAAGGCCCTCAACGCAGGCTATATCCTGAACG GTCTGACGGTGTCCATCCCGGGTCTGGAGAGGGCGCTGCAGCAGTACACTCTGGAGCCGTCGGAGAAGCCCTTTGACCTCAAGTCTGTGCCCCTGGCCACCGCGCCCATGGCAGAGCAGAGGACAG AGAACACCCCAGTCACTGCCGCCAAGCAGCCCGAGAAGGTGGCCGCCACCCGGCAGGAGATCTTCCAGG AGCAGCTGGCGGCCGTGCCCGAgttccaggggctggggcccctcTTCAAGTCCTCGCCTGAGCCCGTGGCCCTCACTGAGTCGGAGACGGAGTACGTCATCCGCTGTACGAAGCACACCTTCACTGAGCACATGGTCTTCCAG TTTGACTGCACGAACACACTCAACGACCAGACCCTGGAGAACGTCACGGTGCAGATGGAGCCCACAGAGGCCTACGAGGTGCTGGGTTACGTGCCCGCCCGCAGCCTGCCCTACAACCAGCCCGGGACCTGCTACACGCTGGTGGCCCTGCCCAAGGAAGACCCCACAGCGG TGGCCTGCACGTTCAGCTGCATGATGAAGTTCACCGTCAAGGACTGCGACCCCACCACCGGGGAGGCGGATGAGGAGGGCTACGAGGATGAGTACGTG ctGGAGGATCTGGAAGTCACGATAGCAGATCACATCCAGAAGGTCATGAAGGTAAACTTCGAGGCAGCCTGGGACGAGGTGGGGGATGAGTTTGAGAAGGAGGAAACATTCACCTTGTCTACCATCAAGACCCTTGAAG